In Candidatus Manganitrophus noduliformans, the genomic stretch GATCTCCCCTCCCGGCAAGATGTAACCATATTCGGGGTCGGGGCCGGTCGGCTGCATTCCGAGCAGGATCAGGCGAGAGGGGTCTTCCGCGACGAGACGGCAGGCCAGATCGACATGATCGATGAAGAGATTCTCCTGGCGGATAAAATGGTCCGACGGAAAGATGACGACGGTGGAATTCGGGTGGTATTTATAGATCCGCATCAGCGGCAGGAGCACGCCGGGCCCGGTCTCTTTATTCTCAGGCTGGAGGATGACGGTGCCGCGGGGGCGGTTTTCGATCTGGCGCCAGACTTCGGCGTACCCCAAGTGCTTCCGATCCACAATGGTAAAAAGACGGTCGGAAGGGATCAGCCGCCGGGCGCGGTCGATCGTTTGCTGCAACAGGGAGCGGCTCTCCGTAAATTGAACATACTGTTTGGGGAGGTCATCTCCCCGCCATCGGCGGATCAGCGGCTGAAGGCGTTTTCCCTCGCCGGCGGCAAGAATGATTCCGCAGAGATCGGACGGCTGAAATCGGTCGGTCATGCTCTTTTCTCCTCATCGACTGTAAAGATCAACTGTTTTAGTCTACCCGATTTATTAAAACAGAACGTTGTTGCGGGGAAATAAAAGTGATGTAAAAAATCTGTTAACGAGTTTGTTCTAGGGGGATACCGCTTTCGGGTTTGAGTCGATGACCGGCGGATGGAGAGAAAGTTCTCCGGATGAGAGCCGGAACCGAGGAGGGGAAAAGGGAGGGTTTCTAAACTAACGAACGCTCTGAGATTTGGGGGAGACGCCGTCTGCCGGGAGTCCCTGGATCTCCTGCTTGATTCGGTCCATCTCTTCCCGGGAGATCCGCCGGGCCGGAACGCCTCCCCAGGTTTCTCCCTCGCCGACACGGGAGCCGGGGAGGAGAACCGAGTGGGCCAGGATCGTCGCGCCGGCGCCGACCTGCACATCTCCCATGACCGTCGCGTTCAAGCCGATGGTCGCTTTGTTGCCGATAAAGGTAGGCGCAATC encodes the following:
- a CDS encoding sugar phosphate nucleotidyltransferase is translated as MTDRFQPSDLCGIILAAGEGKRLQPLIRRWRGDDLPKQYVQFTESRSLLQQTIDRARRLIPSDRLFTIVDRKHLGYAEVWRQIENRPRGTVILQPENKETGPGVLLPLMRIYKYHPNSTVVIFPSDHFIRQENLFIDHVDLACRLVAEDPSRLILLGMQPTGPDPEYGYILPGGEIGHLNPSGVLEAIRFIEKPEARAASELVRRGGLWNTMVMVVKTKRLLALARAVAPELLGSFDTLLDAIGTPEEVEAAQAIYQNIPSINFSKDLLERFPLRDPSSLAVLPVRGVYWSDWGSVHRVVSDLRKMGQISPLLSMETDESLLVGQSR